The bacterium genome contains the following window.
CCTACAACAAAGCCTATTCTCCAGCCCGTCATGTTGAAGGTCTTTGAAAAGGAGTGAAACTCTACCGCGCATTCCTTTGCTCCCGGCACGGCTAGGACGCTTGCAGGTTTTTCGTCGAAGTATATCTCGGAATAACAGTTGTCGTTTATAAGCCACATATTGTGGCTGCGGGCAAACTGAATTGCCTCGGCATAATCAATAGGGGTAGCCATTGCGCCAGTAGGATTGGAAGGATAGTTCATAATAAAGAGTTTCGTACGCTGTGTAGGCCTGAGTCTTGGAATATCTATAAGAAAATGATTCTCTTCGAGAAGGGGCGCAGGATTAGGCTTTCCTCCGGCAAGGAGAATCTGATTACGGTAAACCGGATACGATGGATCAGGATATATAACCTCATCTCCTTCATCGACAAGAGCCCAAATTAAATGGGAGATTCCTTCTTTAGAACCAATTAGTACGCAGACTTCTGATTCAGGATCTACGTCAACTCCGAATCTGTCCTTGTACCACTTGGCTATATCACGTCGCAGAGTTAATGTGCCGGTGTATGTAGGGTATCTATGGGTGCTAGCATCGCTGGATGCCCTAACAAGGGCGTTAACTATTTCTGGATTAGTAGGTTGATCCGGATCGCCTATCCCGAAGTCTATTACTCCTTCGCCGTATTCTGTCTTGAGCTTATCGAGTTCTGCAAACAGATAAGGTGGCAGAAGTTCCAAACGTTTTGCTGTTTCTCTCAATTTTCCTCCAAGATGTCGGAGTATCCATAGAGCCCTTTTGGACGTCCGACAATAAATCGTATAGCCTTGAGTGTTCCTTGTGCAAATGCAAGGCGACTGGATGCCCTGTGTGTAAGTTCCAGTCGTTCGCCTTCGGTTGCAAAGAAAATCGTATGTTCTCCCGCTATGTCTCCTGCCCTCAAAGCCAATACAGCTAATTCGTCCGCATCTCTTTCACCGGTCAATCCTTCACGTCCATACAGGGTTTTTGTTATTCTTCTCTCTCTTTTTACAATCTCCTCTAGCATCTTTGCCGTCCCGGATGGTGCGTCCTTTTTGTGGCGGTGATGCATCTCGAGAATCTCGATATCATAATCCTTGAGTGAACTTGCCGCTTGCCCGACGAGTTTGAAAAGCAGATTTACGCCAGTTGACATGTTCGGCGACCACAAAACGGCTTTGTTTTCGGAGTGTTTCTTGAGTTCTTTCAAGTCGTCAGGCGTGAGGCCGGTCGTCCCCGAGATTATAGGCAGCGATGATTCCTTGAGTTTCTTCAGAAGAGAGAGGAGACTTTGCGGTGATGTAAAGTCAACAACTACGTCGGATTTGTCAAGTAGTGACGAAATATCAGAAAGAACTAAAGTATCGGAAAACATCTTACCGATTTCAGGATGATCGGTTCGTTCAATGATGCCGGATAGGCGCATATCCTTTGTCTTCGAGATGAGTCTTGCAACTTCACCGCCTATTCGGCCGCAGCCGCCGGCGACGATTACGCGTATCATTTAACTAAACCGTACTCCTTGAGAGCGGTCTTGAGTTTCGAAAGATTCTCTTCAGAAAGTCCTGACATAGGAAGTCGAACCTCTCCAGTGTTCCACTTGAGGATTCCAGTTGCGGTCTTTATCGGGCCAGGATTGGTCTCTGTGAATAAAGCCTTTATCAGCTTAAAGAGCCTGTGATGCATGTCTCTTGCTTCATCAATTTTGCGTTCCTCGAAAAGCCTGACGAGCGTTGCCGTATCCTTTGGAGCGATGTTCGAAACAACGGATATGACGCCTTTGCCGCCAACGGAAAGAATGGGCAAAGTAAGGCTGTCATCCCCAGATAACACGCTGAGCCATCCGCACCTCGATACAATCTCAGATACTTGATCCAGGTTTCCAGAGGCTTCCTTCACGGCTACAATCTTGTCATACCTCCTGCATACTTTTTCGAAGGTGGCAGGTGTCATGTTAACTCCCGTTCTTCCAGGGATGTTGTAAATAACTACGGGCATATCCGTCTTCTCACAGACTTCTGAGAAGTGACCGTAGAGACCGTCCTGCGTAGGCTTGTTGTAATAAGGCGTAACAACCAGCGCGGCATCGGCACCCCATTCTTTCACTTCCATTACTTCTTTGACGGTTTTCGATGTTGAGTTAGTTCCTGCTCCTGCAATCACGGGCAGCTTTTTCCCTGATTCTTTTGCTAGTTTAACTGCCGTTTTGACGACTAGTTCCTTTTCGCTATCTTCCAGGGCAGGGGTTTCTCCGGTCGTCCCGCACGGCAGGAGTCCGTCAATTCCTTCTTGAATCTGCCAGCGGATATGTTTTTCTAAGGCCTCTGTATCTATTTTCCCGTTCTTGAACGGTGTTACTAAAGCTGTAATCGCGCCACGGAACATCTAGCCTCCTTGGAGAGTTAATAATACTCGATTTTTGGACTCAAGTCAAGTGGATGCTAAGTATCTGTCTTTGTGGTGTCTTACATGCATCTGTCGGAGAAAATAATCTCGATTTCCCCTTAGTACCGCAATGCGTTTGTTTTATTCTTGACATCTTAACCTTGTCTCTTATACTACTCACTAATGATTTACGGAATCGACGTTTTGAACTCAGAGGTTCGCTGGGTGAGAAACTCCAAAGGCGATGAACCAACAACCTTCGGCAGAGTGTTTGTTGAAGATAGCTCGCCTTCGGGCTTAAAACAAACCCTTAGAGGGCTTTTTACTCGTCTTCAGATAAGAAAATTCGTGTTTCCACTTCAGGGAAGGGATGTAAAGGTAAAGTGTTTTGCATCCGACAAGGTTGATATTTCAGAACTTGAGGATAATGTTGCCTGGGAGGCAAGATTTTTCCTTGGTTTTGATAAGAGCCGCGACATTATGAGTTTTGATCCTCTAAGAAGCGTTGGCCAGGAGACATGGGTTGTTGCTGCCAAGGCTCTCTTCGAGGATGTGAAACGTCAAAGTGAAGTTTTTCCGATTTCACCCGTCCATACGGAAACGGGGCAGACGGCGATTGCGAATGCAGTGCTTGAGTCTAAGTGGGGGCAGAATGCGGTAATGACTTTACACCTCGACACAACAAGGGCTTTCCTTGTGGTTGTAAGTCACGGTATTCCCATACTTGCTCAAGAATTGTTCATGGATAAACCATTCTCCGGTCAATTTGATGAGGTTTCGTTCACGATGTGGCAGGAGGAACTAAAACTCAGAAGAAATTTTCTTCTGCCGGATCATCGCAAACTCGATGCCTTTCTTCTGTCCGGTGAGGCTGGTTTAAACCAAGAAAATGCAAAAAGACTCGGAGAATCCATCGATCTTGATGGCAGTGTCTTTGAACCTTTTGAGGGAAAAGACACTGATTCCGGCACGAATGTTTCACCGCTGTATTCGATTGCTTATGCCTGTTCTTTGAGGGATGAGCCTTGATACGAATAGACCTTTCTGTGCCCAATCGTCATAAGTCATTGCCCTTATGGTTGTTTGCCTTGATTTTTCTGGGTATATTCCTGGTATTATCAGTATGCTTGGGTTTAGGGCTTTTCTTGCAGTGGAGGTATTTGAACGATGTTGAAAATCAGCTCGGAGTTCTTGAGACGGAAAGGGACTCTCTGAGATTACTCAAACGCGAGATGATGAGTTATAATGATGTTGCCGGAAGGTTGGATTCTTTGAAGCTTGAAATAAAAAAAGGCAGGAATAAAATTGAAGAACCTTTAGGTATACTATATCTTCTCGAAGCAAAGCTCGTTCCTGGGATGAAACTTGTTTCCATCCGGTTTTCCGACCGTTTCGTAAAACTTGAGTGCTTAAGTCCGTCCAACGTAAAGATAGCCCGTTACATGGATGCCCTTTCCGAGACGGAGAAGTTCGATTCTCTTATTAGTGAGCCGCATGGTTTTAGGGAAGGCTTGATTGATCACAAGGTAACGTTGAGGATTAAATGAAGACTCTTGTCGTCGTTGTATTTACCGTGCTGGTTGCCGGAGCAGTAGCTGCGGGTGCTTTCTTCGGCGTCTCAAACTATTACCGATCAAGGGAGATGATCGAAAAGAAACAACGTATTGAAGCGGAGGTCGCATTGCTGAGATTTGAAACGAGTTCATATAACGGCAGCCCGGAAGCGACTGAAATGCTTATGCACGAACTGGACAGTATAAGCAATACGATAACATCTGCTGAAGAGAATCTCAAGGAGATTCTTGGCAGAAGGG
Protein-coding sequences here:
- a CDS encoding aminotransferase class I/II-fold pyridoxal phosphate-dependent enzyme, which gives rise to MRETAKRLELLPPYLFAELDKLKTEYGEGVIDFGIGDPDQPTNPEIVNALVRASSDASTHRYPTYTGTLTLRRDIAKWYKDRFGVDVDPESEVCVLIGSKEGISHLIWALVDEGDEVIYPDPSYPVYRNQILLAGGKPNPAPLLEENHFLIDIPRLRPTQRTKLFIMNYPSNPTGAMATPIDYAEAIQFARSHNMWLINDNCYSEIYFDEKPASVLAVPGAKECAVEFHSFSKTFNMTGWRIGFVVGNSNMISALRRIKENTDSGVFVAIQRAAQTAFEVVDQVTKDARALYRSRRGTLLAGLNVLGWNIPAPKATFYVWAEIPRKGVSSMEFAKKMLAETGVLVTPGIGFGQSGEGFVRFSLTIERSRIEEAVKRLEKWL
- a CDS encoding 4-hydroxy-tetrahydrodipicolinate reductase; amino-acid sequence: MIRVIVAGGCGRIGGEVARLISKTKDMRLSGIIERTDHPEIGKMFSDTLVLSDISSLLDKSDVVVDFTSPQSLLSLLKKLKESSLPIISGTTGLTPDDLKELKKHSENKAVLWSPNMSTGVNLLFKLVGQAASSLKDYDIEILEMHHRHKKDAPSGTAKMLEEIVKRERRITKTLYGREGLTGERDADELAVLALRAGDIAGEHTIFFATEGERLELTHRASSRLAFAQGTLKAIRFIVGRPKGLYGYSDILEEN
- a CDS encoding 4-hydroxy-tetrahydrodipicolinate synthase; this translates as MFRGAITALVTPFKNGKIDTEALEKHIRWQIQEGIDGLLPCGTTGETPALEDSEKELVVKTAVKLAKESGKKLPVIAGAGTNSTSKTVKEVMEVKEWGADAALVVTPYYNKPTQDGLYGHFSEVCEKTDMPVVIYNIPGRTGVNMTPATFEKVCRRYDKIVAVKEASGNLDQVSEIVSRCGWLSVLSGDDSLTLPILSVGGKGVISVVSNIAPKDTATLVRLFEERKIDEARDMHHRLFKLIKALFTETNPGPIKTATGILKWNTGEVRLPMSGLSEENLSKLKTALKEYGLVK